TGTATATAAAGAACCTGAAATCATAACAATATCATCATCCTCGGCTTGCTTTATGGCAGTCTTGGCAGCATCAACTACATCATGAATAACTTCAAAATTATTGTGATACTTCTTTGCAATTTCCAGCTGTTCTTCGATTTCAGCAGCACGCTGAGACTGGTTCTTTGCAATAAATACTTTATAGCTTACTTCACAAATATCCTTAATAATCGATTCCAGATTTTTATCTCGCAAAATTGCCAGTACAAAATGGATTTTTCTATTGGGAAACATTTCCAAAAGATTGTTCTTCAAAGCTCGCACGCCTTCTTCATTGTGCGCACCATCCACAATTACGGTTGGATGATGATGGATGATCTGCATTCGGCCCGGCCAATTAACTTGATTCAGAGCCTTTCGAACTTTTTTTTCAGAAACATTTTTTCCAATTTTCTGCATGAAAGCTATAAATGAGGTTAAAGCAACGGCTGCGTTGGAAGCTTGATGTTCACCCAGAAGGTTCAGATTCAAGTTCTTCCAAGTAAAGTCTTTGTACTCATAATCAAATTTTGTTCCATCAATTGTGAATTTAACATTTTCCACTTTGAAATCTTTTCCAGATCTGACGATGGGGACATTTTTTTCATCAGCAATTTCAGTGATTACATCATCGGCATTATCGGGTAATTTACCCAAAACTAGTGGAGTTTTATTTTTTAAAATTCCAGCCTTCTCAAAAGCTATTTTCTCTATTGTATCGCCCAGGCTTTTAGTGTGATCGAGAGAGATAGAAGTGATTACAGATACGGTTGACTGAAATGGATTTGTTCCATCCAATCGTCCACCCAAACCAACTTCAAAAATAGCAGCTTCTACTTCTATTTCGTAAAATATAAGAAAAGCGAGAGATGTTGTGATCTCAAAAAAAGAAGCTTCATTTTCTTCTAAGATTGTTTCCCACGTTTTATATTTTTCTATTAAGGTTTTCAGTTCAATATTTTTGCCATTTATGCGAAAACGTTCGCGATAATCCACCAAATGTGGAGATGTATTCATGCCGGTTGAAAGCCCATGAGCCAGACACAAAGCTTCGCAGATCGCTGCAGTAGAACCTTTTCCATTCGTTCCAGCAATATGAATTCCCTGTAATTTTTCATTAGGATTGTTCATCGCTTTCAAAACATTCAAAATTCTGTCCAATCCCAGTTTTACATTTCCAGAATGTCGTTGATAAATATAATCTAAAAATTCCTGATATTTCATTTTTTAATCCTATAAAAAAACCTTCGGGAAATCCCGAAGGCTTAAAGCAAGATCTTTATAATTTGTTACTAATCTAATATACTTTCAGGAAGCACATGATCTGGAAATTTTTCTTCGTGAGGGCAGCTAACGGTGATTTCACCTGTCAGAGAATTTCCTTCCATAAAATACTTATCGCCCACACCATTTTCAGGACATTCATAAGTTTTCTTCAGATAATTCATACGCATCAGGTCTTGAGCATCACCATTAAAATCTTCTTCGCGTTCTTCCATATATTGTTTGATTGCTTTGTAAATTGTGCTCATGTTTTTTATGCATTCTTCTGCTTTCTGCTTCTTATTTACATTATATGTTTGAGGTAAGATCAGGATGAATAATAGAACTGCTAACGCTACAATACTCAATACTTTATAAATGTTGAAATTTTTCATCATTTCTCCCTATATTTTTTCTTAGATAAGTCCGAATTCAGGTAATATTCGTCAAGTTTTTTGTTGGAATTGTTTTTGAATGATATTCTGCTTGACCGATAAAGTTGAAAATTGGAATTATGAAAA
This DNA window, taken from Candidatus Cloacimonadota bacterium, encodes the following:
- a CDS encoding bifunctional folylpolyglutamate synthase/dihydrofolate synthase, translated to MKYQEFLDYIYQRHSGNVKLGLDRILNVLKAMNNPNEKLQGIHIAGTNGKGSTAAICEALCLAHGLSTGMNTSPHLVDYRERFRINGKNIELKTLIEKYKTWETILEENEASFFEITTSLAFLIFYEIEVEAAIFEVGLGGRLDGTNPFQSTVSVITSISLDHTKSLGDTIEKIAFEKAGILKNKTPLVLGKLPDNADDVITEIADEKNVPIVRSGKDFKVENVKFTIDGTKFDYEYKDFTWKNLNLNLLGEHQASNAAVALTSFIAFMQKIGKNVSEKKVRKALNQVNWPGRMQIIHHHPTVIVDGAHNEEGVRALKNNLLEMFPNRKIHFVLAILRDKNLESIIKDICEVSYKVFIAKNQSQRAAEIEEQLEIAKKYHNNFEVIHDVVDAAKTAIKQAEDDDIVMISGSLYTISEILKVKNL